In Streptomyces hawaiiensis, one genomic interval encodes:
- a CDS encoding PPA1309 family protein, producing MSNTPMAANPLTRAVLEIDEYVSGLGWDQSARLFALVDTARLRADQPSLADRLGLGDESENSGLTPIEQDEVPTGKPLDEFLATIAWPDAVVGCALAVERLMLPPSAEAQVPQGLSEAALTKWVADHPDRQEVRMTVGVLRDGTRESALRLREKDSPTEVLTGSDLVPGLAEGLAATFEE from the coding sequence ATGTCCAACACTCCCATGGCTGCGAACCCGCTCACCCGGGCCGTTCTCGAGATCGACGAGTACGTCTCCGGCCTCGGCTGGGACCAGTCAGCCCGCCTTTTCGCCCTCGTCGACACCGCACGGCTGCGGGCCGACCAGCCCTCGCTCGCGGACCGGCTCGGTCTGGGGGACGAGTCGGAGAACTCCGGCCTCACCCCGATCGAGCAGGACGAAGTTCCAACGGGCAAGCCGCTCGACGAGTTCCTGGCCACCATCGCCTGGCCCGACGCGGTGGTCGGCTGCGCCCTCGCCGTGGAGCGCCTGATGCTGCCGCCGTCCGCTGAGGCCCAGGTTCCGCAGGGCCTGAGCGAGGCCGCGCTCACGAAGTGGGTGGCCGACCACCCGGACCGCCAGGAGGTCCGCATGACGGTCGGGGTCCTGCGCGACGGCACGCGTGAGTCGGCCCTGCGGCTGCGCGAGAAGGACTCCCCCACCGAGGTCCTGACCGGTTCCGACCTGGTCCCGGGGCTGGCGGAGGGGCTGGCTGCGACGTTCGAGGAGTAG
- a CDS encoding AIM24 family protein has product MTQQLAGHAPAPVTVRMENHGNHMLKVAMQTGNDLLARVGSMVAYEGFVQYEPNPPAVRQIAKDWLTGEGAPLMKCSGDGLLYLADYGANVVVINLNGDGISVNATNLLAFDAHLTWGVERVKGLAKFAGQGLWNTKISGQGWVALTSRGKPIVVDCGGGEDETYVDPDALVAWSPNLKVKGKRSFRAQSLIGRGSGEAYQMAFSGQGIVVVQPSEDSTDRLRARG; this is encoded by the coding sequence ATGACACAGCAGCTCGCGGGCCATGCCCCCGCACCCGTCACGGTCCGCATGGAGAACCACGGCAACCACATGCTGAAGGTCGCCATGCAGACGGGGAACGACCTCCTCGCGCGCGTGGGGTCGATGGTCGCCTACGAAGGGTTCGTGCAGTACGAGCCCAACCCGCCGGCCGTCCGCCAGATCGCCAAGGACTGGCTCACCGGCGAGGGCGCGCCCCTGATGAAGTGTTCCGGCGACGGCCTGCTCTACCTTGCCGACTACGGGGCGAACGTCGTCGTCATCAACCTCAACGGCGACGGCATCTCCGTCAACGCCACCAACCTGCTCGCCTTCGACGCCCACCTGACGTGGGGCGTGGAGCGGGTCAAGGGCCTGGCGAAGTTCGCCGGGCAGGGCCTGTGGAACACCAAGATCTCCGGACAGGGCTGGGTCGCGCTGACCTCCCGGGGCAAGCCGATCGTCGTCGACTGCGGAGGCGGTGAGGACGAGACATACGTCGACCCCGACGCGCTCGTCGCCTGGTCCCCGAACCTCAAGGTGAAGGGCAAGCGCAGCTTCCGGGCCCAGTCGCTGATCGGCCGCGGCAGCGGCGAGGCCTACCAGATGGCCTTCTCCGGTCAGGGCATCGTCGTCGTCCAGCCCAGCGAGGACAGCACCGACCGCCTCCGGGCCCGGGGCTGA
- a CDS encoding AIM24 family protein: MQSPIFAYNEQQTQERWSLQNKQMLRVTLEGHDDILARKGTMVAYQGLVEFDAEYQANDQARARAHTGEGLDLMRCHGQGTVYLANLKQHVHVMEVDQDGLTVDSSYVLAMDSSLHHEVIAVDSLYGISGSGKYQLNITGRGKVALMTSGMPLLLHVTPDKYVNCDADAIVAWSTSLRVQMQAQTHSSGVWRRRGSTGEGWELSFMGTGFALVQPSELLPPQNAQIGSGLSAQYGMGQQGARGQNQGNVWS, from the coding sequence ATGCAAAGCCCGATTTTCGCCTACAACGAGCAGCAGACCCAGGAGCGCTGGAGTCTGCAGAACAAGCAGATGCTGCGCGTCACCCTGGAGGGCCACGACGACATCCTGGCCCGCAAGGGCACCATGGTCGCCTACCAGGGCCTCGTCGAGTTCGACGCCGAGTACCAGGCCAACGACCAGGCACGCGCGCGTGCGCACACCGGTGAGGGACTCGACCTGATGCGCTGCCACGGGCAGGGCACGGTCTACCTCGCCAACCTCAAGCAGCACGTCCACGTCATGGAGGTGGACCAGGACGGCCTCACCGTCGACAGCAGCTACGTGCTGGCGATGGACTCCTCGCTGCACCACGAGGTCATCGCCGTGGACAGCCTGTACGGCATCTCCGGCTCCGGGAAGTACCAGCTCAACATCACGGGCCGGGGCAAGGTCGCTCTGATGACCTCGGGGATGCCGCTGCTGCTGCATGTGACGCCGGACAAGTACGTCAACTGCGACGCCGACGCGATCGTCGCCTGGTCGACGAGCCTGCGGGTGCAGATGCAGGCCCAGACGCACTCCTCCGGGGTGTGGCGGCGCCGCGGCAGCACCGGCGAGGGCTGGGAGCTGAGCTTCATGGGCACCGGCTTCGCGCTGGTCCAGCCCAGCGAGCTGCTGCCTCCGCAGAACGCCCAGATCGGCTCGGGCCTGTCCGCCCAGTACGGCATGGGCCAGCAGGGGGCGCGCGGGCAGAACCAGGGCAACGTCTGGAGCTGA
- a CDS encoding SDR family oxidoreductase: MSSPDPQVRAARNQSTSSASPAPRGPVVAVTGAAYGVGALLTEQLAASDEVKQVVAIDERRGECAAAQWHILDVRDPAIADKLRGADVVVHLALDLDLETDAAARTAYNVRGTQTVLTAAAAAGVHRVVLCTSAMVYGALPDNELPLSEDAELRATAEATGVGDLLEIERLARRAPRAHPGLNVTVVRPAVLVGGTDTALTRYFESPRLLVVAGSRPAWQFCHVEDLCSALEYAVLEKVDGELTVGCDGWLEQEEVEELSGIRRMELPSAVALGAAARLHRIGLTPSPAGDLAYTMYPWVVSGSRLHDAGWRPQYTNEEVLAQLLGEVSGRHTVAGRRLGRKDATAAGAAGATVALLGAAAVVRRARKARRRI, translated from the coding sequence GTGAGTTCCCCAGATCCGCAGGTTCGCGCAGCGCGAAACCAGTCAACCAGTTCCGCGAGTCCCGCGCCGCGCGGACCCGTCGTCGCGGTCACCGGCGCCGCGTACGGCGTAGGAGCCCTGCTCACCGAGCAGCTCGCCGCATCCGACGAGGTCAAGCAGGTCGTGGCCATCGACGAGCGGCGCGGCGAGTGCGCGGCGGCCCAGTGGCACATTCTGGACGTACGGGATCCGGCCATCGCGGACAAGCTGCGCGGGGCCGACGTGGTGGTGCACCTGGCGCTGGATCTCGACTTGGAGACCGACGCCGCCGCCCGAACGGCCTACAACGTGCGAGGGACGCAGACCGTCCTGACGGCGGCCGCGGCGGCCGGAGTGCACCGGGTCGTGCTCTGCACCTCGGCGATGGTCTACGGGGCACTGCCCGACAACGAGCTGCCGCTGTCCGAGGACGCCGAGCTGCGTGCCACGGCCGAGGCGACCGGCGTCGGCGATCTGCTGGAGATCGAACGGCTGGCGCGGCGCGCGCCCCGGGCGCACCCGGGGCTCAATGTGACGGTGGTACGGCCGGCGGTGCTGGTGGGCGGCACGGACACCGCGCTGACCAGGTACTTCGAATCTCCCCGGCTCCTCGTCGTCGCCGGGTCGCGGCCCGCGTGGCAGTTCTGCCACGTGGAGGACCTGTGCAGTGCGCTGGAGTACGCCGTCCTGGAGAAGGTCGACGGGGAACTGACCGTCGGGTGCGACGGCTGGCTGGAGCAGGAGGAGGTCGAGGAGCTCAGCGGAATCCGCCGGATGGAGCTGCCGTCGGCGGTCGCGCTGGGTGCGGCGGCGCGGCTGCACCGGATCGGGCTCACGCCGTCCCCGGCCGGAGACCTGGCGTACACGATGTACCCCTGGGTGGTGAGCGGCAGCCGGCTGCACGACGCCGGATGGCGGCCGCAGTACACCAACGAGGAGGTGCTGGCGCAACTCCTGGGGGAGGTCTCCGGCCGGCACACGGTCGCCGGGCGGCGGCTGGGCCGCAAGGACGCGACGGCCGCGGGTGCCGCCGGCGCGACGGTGGCGCTGCTCGGTGCGGCGGCGGTGGTACGGCGGGCGCGGAAGGCCCGGCGGCGGATCTGA
- a CDS encoding UPF0182 family protein — protein MPDRGGGPSGPRIRVGRPSRRVRTLLMTLGVLAVLGMAFTMFAGFWTDWLWYRSVNYSSVFTTTLWTKIGLFFVFGLLMALAVGFNIWLAHRLRPPLSAMSMEQQNLDRYRMGIAPYKKWLLLGITALVGLIAGASASGQWRTWLMWVNGVPFGQKDPQFKLDVSFYAFDLPWYRFLLGFGFAAAILSVIAAALTHYLYGGLRVTSPGARATAAATGHLSVLIGIFVALKAVAYWLDRYGLAVKSSDFRATDNWTGLRYVDANAYLPAKTILFCIAVICALLFFATIWRRTWQLPVIGFGLMVLSAILIGGLYPAIVQKFQVQPNEQAKEAPYVEKNLEATRKAYGIDGTKVTDYSGSSKTEDKTTLRDDVPATASIRIMDPNIVSPTFQQLQQIRNYYAFPNNLDVDRYAKDGKDQDTVIGLREVNLAGIPKKNWINNHFRYTHGYGVVAAEGTSADAQGRPNFTESDLPSEGNLGTYEQRIYYGEKTETYSIVGGPQKEIDYSDDNGEKTTSYKGDSGVNLSNPVNRAAYAVAFGEPQILYSGAIGDGSRILYNRTPKERVEAVAPWLTIDGDAYPAVVDGRIQWIVDAYTTTNGYPYSSRTTLGDTTADSLTATNDNRAVVAQQNQVNYIRNSVKATVDAYTGKVKLFQWDTQDPVLKTWMKAFPNTVEPKSDISKSLMDHLRYPQDLFKVQRELLTRYHVKDATTFLSGSEVWQVPDDPTNRAGSAVPPYYLSMKMPDQKAQAFSLTTTFTPNGRDNLSAFMAVDAEAGTSDYGKIRILKLPTNTTVNGPKQVQSQFNSQEDIAESIRLLRGGDSEVEYGNLLTVPLDGGLLYVEPVYVRGGGLKYPLLRKVLVTYGGQTAFENTLDEALNKVFGADGPAAEPPDEGDTTTPPPTSDNPTVQQALQDAQKAFDAGQEALKKNDWEAYGKAQKDLEDALRRAEDAQAEASRAGGAGGGESKPSAGPSGSPSPKPSS, from the coding sequence ATGCCGGACCGCGGCGGAGGCCCTTCGGGGCCGCGGATCAGAGTGGGCCGCCCGTCCCGGCGTGTCCGGACCCTGCTCATGACGCTGGGCGTCCTGGCCGTTCTCGGCATGGCGTTCACCATGTTCGCGGGCTTTTGGACGGACTGGCTCTGGTACCGGTCGGTGAACTACTCCTCGGTCTTCACCACCACCCTGTGGACCAAGATCGGGCTCTTCTTCGTCTTCGGCCTGCTCATGGCCCTGGCCGTCGGCTTCAACATCTGGCTGGCGCACCGGCTGCGGCCGCCGCTGAGCGCCATGTCGATGGAGCAACAGAACCTCGACCGCTACCGGATGGGCATCGCGCCCTACAAGAAGTGGCTGCTGCTCGGGATCACCGCCCTGGTGGGCCTGATCGCCGGCGCCTCCGCCTCCGGTCAGTGGCGGACGTGGCTGATGTGGGTCAACGGCGTGCCCTTCGGGCAGAAGGACCCGCAGTTCAAGCTGGACGTCTCCTTCTACGCCTTCGACCTGCCCTGGTACCGGTTCCTGCTCGGCTTCGGCTTCGCCGCCGCGATCCTGTCCGTGATCGCCGCCGCGCTCACGCACTACCTGTACGGCGGGCTGCGTGTCACCAGCCCCGGCGCTCGCGCCACGGCAGCGGCCACCGGGCACCTGTCGGTGCTCATCGGCATCTTCGTGGCCCTGAAGGCGGTCGCGTACTGGCTCGACCGGTACGGACTCGCGGTGAAGTCCAGCGACTTCCGGGCGACCGACAACTGGACGGGCCTGAGGTACGTCGACGCCAACGCCTATCTGCCGGCGAAGACGATCCTGTTCTGCATCGCCGTCATCTGCGCGCTGCTGTTCTTCGCCACCATCTGGCGGCGCACGTGGCAGCTGCCCGTGATCGGCTTCGGCCTGATGGTGCTCTCCGCGATCCTCATCGGCGGTCTCTACCCGGCGATCGTGCAGAAGTTCCAGGTCCAGCCGAACGAGCAGGCCAAGGAAGCGCCGTACGTCGAGAAGAACCTCGAGGCGACGCGCAAGGCCTACGGCATCGACGGCACCAAGGTCACCGACTACTCGGGCAGCAGCAAGACCGAGGACAAGACCACACTGCGCGACGATGTTCCCGCCACGGCGAGCATCCGGATCATGGACCCGAACATCGTCTCGCCGACGTTCCAGCAGCTCCAGCAGATCAGGAACTATTACGCGTTCCCGAACAACCTGGACGTCGACCGCTACGCCAAGGACGGCAAGGACCAGGACACGGTCATCGGCCTGCGTGAGGTGAACCTGGCGGGCATCCCGAAGAAGAACTGGATCAACAACCACTTCCGTTACACCCACGGGTACGGAGTGGTCGCCGCCGAGGGCACCAGCGCCGACGCCCAGGGCCGGCCGAACTTCACGGAGTCCGACCTGCCCTCCGAGGGCAACCTCGGCACGTACGAGCAGCGGATCTACTACGGCGAGAAGACCGAGACGTACTCGATCGTCGGCGGTCCCCAGAAGGAGATCGACTACTCCGACGACAACGGCGAGAAGACCACCAGCTACAAGGGCGACAGCGGGGTCAACCTCTCCAATCCGGTCAACCGGGCCGCGTACGCGGTGGCGTTCGGCGAGCCGCAGATCCTGTACTCCGGAGCCATCGGGGACGGTTCGCGGATCCTGTACAACCGCACGCCCAAGGAGCGCGTCGAGGCGGTCGCCCCCTGGCTGACCATCGACGGCGACGCCTACCCGGCGGTCGTGGACGGCCGGATCCAGTGGATCGTCGACGCGTACACGACGACGAACGGCTACCCGTACTCCTCGCGTACGACCCTCGGTGACACCACCGCCGACTCGCTGACCGCCACCAACGACAACCGCGCGGTGGTGGCCCAGCAGAACCAGGTCAACTACATCCGCAACTCGGTGAAGGCCACCGTCGACGCCTACACCGGCAAGGTCAAGCTCTTCCAGTGGGACACCCAGGACCCGGTCCTGAAGACCTGGATGAAGGCCTTCCCGAACACCGTGGAGCCCAAGAGCGACATCTCCAAGTCGCTCATGGACCATCTGCGCTACCCCCAGGACCTGTTCAAGGTCCAGCGGGAGCTGCTCACCCGCTACCACGTGAAGGACGCCACGACGTTCCTCAGCGGCAGCGAGGTGTGGCAGGTGCCGGACGACCCGACGAACCGGGCGGGCAGCGCGGTGCCGCCGTACTACCTGAGCATGAAGATGCCCGACCAGAAGGCGCAGGCGTTCTCGCTGACGACGACCTTCACACCCAACGGCCGGGACAACCTCAGTGCGTTCATGGCGGTCGACGCCGAGGCGGGCACCAGTGACTACGGCAAGATCAGAATCCTGAAACTGCCGACGAACACCACGGTCAACGGACCCAAGCAGGTCCAGAGCCAGTTCAACTCGCAAGAGGACATCGCCGAGTCCATCAGGCTCCTGAGAGGCGGCGACTCCGAGGTCGAGTACGGCAACCTGCTGACGGTGCCGCTCGACGGAGGCCTGCTGTACGTGGAGCCGGTCTACGTGCGCGGTGGTGGACTGAAGTACCCGCTGCTGCGCAAGGTGCTGGTCACCTACGGAGGCCAGACCGCCTTCGAGAACACCCTCGACGAGGCCCTCAACAAGGTCTTCGGAGCGGACGGCCCGGCCGCCGAGCCACCGGACGAGGGCGATACGACGACACCACCGCCGACGTCCGACAACCCGACGGTCCAACAGGCCCTGCAGGACGCCCAGAAGGCGTTCGACGCGGGTCAGGAGGCCCTGAAGAAGAACGACTGGGAGGCGTACGGGAAGGCGCAGAAGGACCTCGAGGACGCGCTGCGGCGGGCCGAGGACGCGCAGGCCGAGGCGAGCCGGGCGGGCGGTGCCGGGGGCGGCGAGAGCAAGCCCAGCGCCGGCCCGAGCGGCAGTCCGAGCCCGAAGCCGAGCAGCTAG
- a CDS encoding YlbL family protein: protein MPRRTATMLASTLMLIALLCAGVFIPVPYAEMSPGPTVNTLGDHDGEPVLQITGKKTYATNGHLNMTTVRVTSADYRMNLVEAVYGWLAHDNKVVPHETLYPDGKTEEQSTQENAEEFSQSQESAKVAALKQLDVPVKSWVIVSTVVRDSPAQGKLHAGDVIKAVDGTTVKEPADVAKLVTKHKPGQDVRFTIVPAKEQAAAEKEKRTPNRTQDITMTTTTSDDTGEKRAIVGISAGTDHTFPFTIDIKLADVGGPSAGLMFALGIYDKLTPGSLTGGRFVAGTGTIDDAGKVGPIGGIEMKTVGARAKGAQYFLTPADNCAAAAKDSPDGLTLIKVGTIKDALGALEDIRSGDTADLPKCGK from the coding sequence ATGCCACGCCGCACCGCGACGATGCTCGCCTCCACCCTGATGCTGATCGCGCTCCTGTGCGCGGGAGTGTTCATCCCCGTGCCCTATGCGGAGATGTCCCCGGGGCCGACGGTGAACACGCTGGGCGATCACGACGGTGAGCCGGTGCTGCAGATCACGGGGAAGAAGACCTACGCGACCAATGGCCATCTGAACATGACCACGGTCCGGGTCACGAGCGCCGACTACCGAATGAATCTGGTCGAAGCCGTCTACGGCTGGCTCGCCCACGACAACAAGGTCGTACCGCACGAGACGCTCTACCCGGACGGCAAGACCGAGGAGCAGTCCACCCAGGAGAACGCCGAGGAGTTCAGCCAGTCCCAGGAGAGCGCCAAGGTCGCCGCCCTGAAGCAGCTGGACGTCCCGGTGAAGTCCTGGGTGATCGTCTCGACGGTCGTCAGGGACTCCCCGGCCCAGGGCAAGCTGCACGCGGGGGATGTGATCAAGGCCGTCGACGGTACGACGGTGAAGGAGCCGGCCGACGTCGCGAAGCTCGTCACCAAGCACAAGCCGGGCCAGGACGTCCGCTTCACGATCGTGCCGGCCAAGGAGCAGGCCGCCGCGGAGAAGGAGAAGCGGACGCCGAACAGGACGCAGGACATCACCATGACCACCACGACGTCCGACGACACCGGTGAGAAGCGCGCCATCGTGGGGATCTCCGCGGGGACCGACCACACGTTCCCGTTCACCATCGACATCAAGCTCGCCGACGTCGGCGGGCCGAGCGCCGGGCTGATGTTCGCTCTCGGCATCTACGACAAGCTCACCCCGGGCAGCCTGACCGGTGGCAGGTTCGTGGCCGGCACCGGCACGATCGACGACGCCGGCAAGGTCGGGCCGATCGGCGGCATCGAGATGAAGACCGTGGGCGCGCGGGCCAAGGGCGCCCAGTACTTCCTGACGCCCGCCGACAACTGCGCGGCCGCCGCCAAGGACAGCCCCGACGGCCTCACCCTCATCAAGGTGGGCACCATCAAGGACGCCCTCGGCGCTCTCGAGGACATCCGCAGCGGCGACACCGCGGATCTGCCGAAGTGCGGTAAGTAG
- a CDS encoding molybdenum cofactor biosynthesis protein MoaE, which produces MATTNDHPGEQAAQDPIKLIGIRDSDLSLDEVFRAVGDDAAGGTALFVGTVRNHDGGADVEELGYSCHPSVETEMRRIAEKVVAEFPVRALAAVHRVGDLRVGDLAVVVAVSCPHRGEAFEACRKLIDDLKHEAPIWKHQKFSDGTEEWVGAC; this is translated from the coding sequence ATGGCAACCACGAACGATCACCCCGGTGAGCAGGCCGCGCAGGACCCGATCAAGCTGATCGGGATCCGGGACTCGGACCTCTCCCTGGACGAGGTGTTCCGGGCCGTCGGGGACGACGCGGCCGGGGGCACCGCGCTCTTCGTGGGAACCGTGCGCAACCACGACGGGGGCGCTGATGTCGAGGAGCTCGGGTATTCGTGCCACCCCAGCGTCGAGACCGAGATGCGGCGGATCGCCGAGAAGGTCGTCGCCGAGTTCCCGGTGCGGGCCCTGGCGGCCGTGCACCGCGTGGGGGACCTCCGGGTCGGGGACCTGGCCGTGGTCGTCGCAGTCTCCTGCCCGCATCGCGGAGAGGCCTTCGAGGCATGCCGGAAGCTGATCGACGACCTGAAGCACGAAGCGCCCATCTGGAAGCACCAGAAGTTCTCCGACGGCACCGAGGAATGGGTCGGCGCCTGCTGA
- a CDS encoding zinc-dependent metalloprotease yields MSDTPFGFGLPPEEPDDGDEGKKKDQESGGGQGPANPFGFGGLPGAGGFGGGPGGPGGPGADNPFAAMFGSLNPTDLGAAFQQLGQMLSYEGGPVNWDMAKQIARQTVSQGSPDGTKDASVGPTDRKGVEEAVRLADLWLDDATSLPSGAASAVAWSRAEWVEATLPAWKELVDPVAERVGTAMGDVLPEEMQAMAGPLIGMMRSMGGAMFGTQIGQAVGVLAGEVVGSSDIGLPLGPAGKAALLPVNIETFGKDLSVPQEEVRLYLALREAAHQRLFAHVPWLRSHLFGAVDGYARGIKVDTAKLEDVVGQFDPQNPEQLQEALQQGMFQPEDTPEQKTALARLETALALVEGWVDAVVHAAAKPRLASADALRETLRRRRASGGPAEQTFATLIGLELRPRRLRDASRLWASLTDARGVDGRDALWHHPDMLPTATDLDDPDGFVHREQIDFSELDKMLGEAADKPDLKKKDEGEDKNKGDDAG; encoded by the coding sequence GTGAGTGACACCCCATTCGGATTCGGCCTTCCGCCGGAGGAGCCGGACGACGGCGACGAGGGCAAGAAGAAGGACCAGGAGAGCGGTGGTGGTCAGGGACCGGCCAACCCGTTCGGTTTCGGCGGCCTGCCCGGAGCCGGAGGCTTCGGCGGAGGCCCTGGCGGCCCCGGCGGCCCCGGTGCGGACAATCCGTTCGCAGCCATGTTCGGGTCGCTGAACCCCACCGACCTGGGCGCCGCGTTCCAGCAACTCGGCCAGATGCTCTCCTACGAGGGCGGCCCGGTGAACTGGGACATGGCCAAGCAGATCGCCCGCCAGACGGTCTCCCAGGGCAGCCCTGACGGCACCAAGGACGCCAGCGTCGGCCCCACCGACCGCAAGGGCGTCGAGGAAGCCGTCCGCCTCGCCGACCTGTGGCTCGACGATGCCACGTCCCTGCCCTCCGGCGCCGCCTCCGCGGTGGCCTGGAGCCGCGCGGAGTGGGTCGAGGCCACCCTGCCCGCCTGGAAGGAGCTCGTCGACCCGGTCGCCGAGCGCGTCGGCACCGCCATGGGCGACGTCCTGCCGGAGGAGATGCAGGCCATGGCCGGCCCGCTGATCGGCATGATGCGCTCCATGGGCGGCGCCATGTTCGGCACGCAGATCGGCCAGGCCGTCGGCGTGCTCGCCGGCGAGGTCGTCGGCTCGTCCGACATCGGACTGCCGCTCGGCCCGGCCGGCAAGGCCGCGCTGCTGCCGGTGAACATCGAAACGTTCGGCAAGGACCTGAGCGTCCCCCAGGAGGAGGTGCGGCTGTACCTCGCCCTGCGCGAGGCCGCCCACCAGCGCCTCTTCGCGCACGTGCCGTGGCTGCGCTCGCATCTGTTCGGTGCGGTCGACGGCTACGCGCGCGGGATCAAGGTCGACACGGCCAAGCTGGAGGACGTGGTCGGCCAGTTCGACCCGCAGAACCCGGAACAGCTGCAGGAGGCCCTCCAGCAGGGCATGTTCCAGCCGGAGGACACGCCCGAGCAGAAGACCGCCCTGGCCCGTCTGGAGACGGCTCTGGCGCTCGTGGAGGGCTGGGTGGACGCGGTGGTCCACGCCGCCGCGAAACCCCGCCTGGCGTCCGCCGACGCCCTGCGCGAGACGCTGCGCCGCCGCCGCGCCTCGGGCGGTCCGGCCGAGCAGACGTTCGCCACGCTGATCGGCCTGGAGCTGCGCCCGCGCCGCCTGCGGGACGCCTCCCGTCTGTGGGCCTCGCTCACGGACGCGCGCGGCGTCGACGGCCGGGACGCCCTGTGGCACCACCCGGACATGCTGCCGACGGCGACCGACCTGGACGACCCGGACGGCTTCGTGCACCGCGAGCAGATCGACTTCTCCGAGCTGGACAAGATGCTCGGCGAGGCGGCGGACAAGCCCGACCTGAAGAAGAAGGACGAGGGCGAGGACAAGAACAAGGGCGACGACGCCGGGTGA
- a CDS encoding NUDIX hydrolase encodes MSLYDDAVLVLKGYEDQTDLRQAYLDHLAEHPDGLWKACHAGHITASALVIDPEGGRVLLTLHRKLRMWLQMGGHCEPGDASLAEAALREATEESGVPGLSLLPGGPVRLDRHPIPPPCHCHFDVQYAVVAPPDAAHAISDESLDVRWFGYDEVPEVADESVVRLLRATRARLGA; translated from the coding sequence GTGAGCCTGTACGACGACGCGGTCCTCGTACTGAAGGGGTACGAGGACCAGACGGACCTCCGCCAGGCCTATCTCGACCATCTGGCGGAGCACCCGGACGGCTTGTGGAAGGCCTGCCACGCGGGGCACATCACGGCGAGCGCGCTGGTGATCGACCCCGAGGGCGGCCGGGTGCTGCTCACACTGCACAGGAAGCTGCGGATGTGGCTGCAGATGGGCGGCCACTGCGAGCCGGGCGACGCCTCCCTGGCGGAAGCGGCCTTGCGTGAGGCGACGGAGGAGTCCGGCGTGCCGGGGCTCTCCCTGCTGCCCGGCGGCCCGGTGCGCCTGGACCGGCATCCGATCCCGCCGCCGTGCCACTGCCACTTCGACGTCCAGTACGCGGTCGTGGCACCGCCGGACGCCGCGCACGCGATCAGCGACGAGTCACTCGACGTGCGCTGGTTCGGCTACGACGAGGTTCCGGAGGTGGCCGACGAGTCGGTCGTCCGGCTGCTGCGGGCGACGCGGGCGAGACTCGGGGCCTGA